AAGACTTGTTCGCTTGGGAAGATGGTCGCGTTGGATTTTTAACAAAAGTGCGAACGGAAATTACTGCGCCCAAAAATTATGTGTTCAGTTTTCGTTTGACCGAAGAAGAAAAAGAATTGAAGGAAAAGAACCATGGAAAACTCTGAATTCATTTTGGAAGCGAAGAATATCGTCAAAGAATTTGACGAAAGCGACGGCAGTATTCACCGCGTTTTAGACGGAGTTTCTTTTGGCGTCAAGCATCGCGAATTTCTTTCGATTATCGGACCTTCGGGCTGCGGAAAATCAACGCTGATTCGAATTGCAGCGGGACTTGAAACAGCGACATCGGGAAAATTTTTCTTGGATGGAAAAATGGTCTCGGGAACTGGCGCAGAACGCGGTATGGTTTTCCAAAAGTATACGCTTTTTCCGTGGCTTTCTGTCAAGCAAAATGTGATGTTCGGTTTGGAATCGATTGGCTACGGAAAAGATGAAGCCGAAGAAAGTGCGTATCAATGGCTGCAAATTGTGGGCTTAGACAAGTACGCTAGTTATTATCCGAAGCAACTTTCGGGCGGTATGCAACAACGCGTTGCCATCGCGCGTGCTTTAGCCCCGCAACCGCGCGTGCTTTTGATGGATGAACCGTTCGGCGCTCTCGATGCGCAAACGCGTTCGCAAATGCAAAAGTATTTGCTCGAAGTTTGGAAAAATATCGACATCACAATTTTATTTGTGACGCATGATTTGGACGAAGCGGTTTTTCTGTCGGACAGAATTTTAACTCTTCAAGCGAATCCGGGCAAAGTAAAAGAAATGGTGACGGTAAATGTACCGCGCCCGCGGACAGAAGAAAGTTTGTTCTTGCCAGAATTTGTCACGCTTCGAAAGCACGTTGAAGATTTAATTCATCCGGTTTCCGAAACAAAACCGCAAGAAGAAAAGTTTAACATCATCAACATGGTCGGCAAAAAGAACGCCGCCAAATAAAACTTAACGCTAGAGGTAAACTATGACAGAATCTGTTTTAACATCGAAAGTCATCGCAGGTGGCTGGAATTATTCGCGCATCGTAAAGCGCGGACAAAAAATTCGCTTGACCGATTTGGAAGGCGGCGCAAACGCTTCGCTTTTGTGCTACAACGCAAAAAATTTTACGGAACGTTTTAATTTAGGCGACACTTTAAAAATTCAACATGTTTGCCGCTTAACCGAAAATTGCTGCCTTTATAGCGATATGGGGCGCATTCTTTTAAGCATTGTAAAAGATACCGTGGGGTGGCACGATCCACTTTGCGGATGCACTCATGCCAATTTGATTAAAGAACGTTTTGGTGTGCACGACTATCAACACTATCGCAATGATTTTTACAGAAACGGTTACGATTCTTTGCTTGTTGAAATTGGAAAATATGGCATGACGAAACGCGATTTTACGGAACTGGTAAATTTCTTTTCGAAAGTCGTTGTGACATCGGACGGCAAAATGACTTTTGTCGAAAATAATTCAAAGCCGGGTGACTTTGTAGAACTTCGCGCTGAAATGGATACGCTTGTCGTCATTGATACCGGAATGCATCCGTTGAATCCTTCAAAAGAATATTTGCGCAAGCCTGTAAAGATTGAACTTTTGAGCTGCGATTATTCGACAATTAACGACCCTTGTTTTACTTGGTGCCCCGAAAATACGCGCGGATTTATTAACACCGCGGATTACAATCTTTAAGGAGCGTTCAAAATGGTAACGGAATTTTTAGAAAGTAAGTTAGACGAAAAAAACGCTGTTTATGTCGAAGATGTTCCCGCTGGAGAAGGCTGGTTACACTTAATTAAAAAAGGGCAAACTTTTCGCATTTTAGACCTTGAAGGAAATCAAGCCGTCGATACTTTATTTATCAACGCTAACAATCCCGAAGAACGTTACAGCGTGCAACAAACTGTGCAACGTCAAGCTAACTGCTTAGTCGGTGTCGGCACAAAGCTTTATTCCAATGATGATAATCCGATGCTTACTGTTGTTGCCGATACGTGTGGCGATCACGATACATTGGGAAGCGCTTGCTCTTGCGAAAGCAACACTTGCCGTTATGATTTGACGAAGCGTTATATGCACGCTTGCCGCGAATCTTTCTTAAAAGTTTTACTCGCGAAAGGTTTGGACAAACGCGATCAAGTAAACAACTTAAACTTTTTCATGTATGTGCCTTTTGATGAAAAAGGAAATTTGAATTTTGCAGACGGCATTTCAAGCCCGGGAAAATATGTGGAAATGAAAGCGGAAATGGATGTTTATGCGGTCGTCAGTAATTGCCCGCAATTAAACAATCCGTGTAACGCTTACAATCCAACGCCTGTTCGCATGATTATTTGGGACTGAGGTAATTATGAATAGCAAATTAAAAGAAAGTCCGCGCAAAATTGAAAACGCCGTTTACGATGTGACTGTTTATGCGGGCGAAGGCAAAATGCTTCCGCTGAAAAAAGGACAAGTGCTTCGCTTAATTGATGTCGAAGGAAA
The Hallerella porci DNA segment above includes these coding regions:
- a CDS encoding ABC transporter ATP-binding protein; this translates as MENSEFILEAKNIVKEFDESDGSIHRVLDGVSFGVKHREFLSIIGPSGCGKSTLIRIAAGLETATSGKFFLDGKMVSGTGAERGMVFQKYTLFPWLSVKQNVMFGLESIGYGKDEAEESAYQWLQIVGLDKYASYYPKQLSGGMQQRVAIARALAPQPRVLLMDEPFGALDAQTRSQMQKYLLEVWKNIDITILFVTHDLDEAVFLSDRILTLQANPGKVKEMVTVNVPRPRTEESLFLPEFVTLRKHVEDLIHPVSETKPQEEKFNIINMVGKKNAAK
- a CDS encoding urea amidolyase associated protein UAAP2 — protein: MVTEFLESKLDEKNAVYVEDVPAGEGWLHLIKKGQTFRILDLEGNQAVDTLFINANNPEERYSVQQTVQRQANCLVGVGTKLYSNDDNPMLTVVADTCGDHDTLGSACSCESNTCRYDLTKRYMHACRESFLKVLLAKGLDKRDQVNNLNFFMYVPFDEKGNLNFADGISSPGKYVEMKAEMDVYAVVSNCPQLNNPCNAYNPTPVRMIIWD
- a CDS encoding urea amidolyase associated protein UAAP1, whose protein sequence is MTESVLTSKVIAGGWNYSRIVKRGQKIRLTDLEGGANASLLCYNAKNFTERFNLGDTLKIQHVCRLTENCCLYSDMGRILLSIVKDTVGWHDPLCGCTHANLIKERFGVHDYQHYRNDFYRNGYDSLLVEIGKYGMTKRDFTELVNFFSKVVVTSDGKMTFVENNSKPGDFVELRAEMDTLVVIDTGMHPLNPSKEYLRKPVKIELLSCDYSTINDPCFTWCPENTRGFINTADYNL